The following are encoded in a window of Sulfitobacter sp. S190 genomic DNA:
- a CDS encoding potassium channel family protein: MLGQIILGSLFLMGCCMLHVTVLFFAAPATIRAILLLGVRRGHGRRLLLLGGMLGAIILAHTLQIWIWAAYWLAKDALPDLNEAVYFSIVTYTTLGYGDIVLGPDYRIVATFAAITGLLAFAISTAFLIGLVTRMMPEPDFGDPDLQRQSRKPR, translated from the coding sequence ATGCTGGGACAGATCATCTTGGGCAGCCTGTTTCTGATGGGATGCTGTATGCTGCACGTCACGGTGCTGTTTTTCGCGGCGCCCGCGACAATCCGCGCGATACTTCTATTGGGTGTGCGTCGGGGCCACGGGCGCAGGCTGCTGTTGCTTGGCGGCATGCTGGGCGCGATCATCCTTGCCCACACCCTGCAGATCTGGATCTGGGCCGCCTATTGGCTGGCCAAGGACGCATTGCCCGACCTGAACGAGGCGGTCTATTTCTCGATCGTGACCTACACGACGCTGGGCTACGGCGATATCGTGCTGGGGCCGGACTACCGCATTGTCGCGACCTTCGCGGCGATCACCGGGCTGCTGGCCTTTGCGATCAGCACGGCGTTTCTGATCGGTCTTGTCACGCGGATGATGCCCGAGCCAGACTTCGGCGATCCGGATCTGCAACGCCAGTCAAGGAAGCCGCGATGA